A single window of Neospora caninum Liverpool complete genome, chromosome XII DNA harbors:
- a CDS encoding Alpha 2 subunit of 20S proteasome (ISS), related has protein sequence MFSTRSEYDRGVNTFSPEGRLFQVEYALGAIKLGSTAVGIQTKDGVILASERRITSCLLDHQSIQKIVEIDDHIACAMSGLIADARTLIDHARVECANHFFTYNEKMSIHSCIDSVADLALDFSDVSDGRRKKMMSRPFGVALLVAGVDDQGPSLWCADPSGTVTKYQAVALGSAQEGAETMLQEQYSQSMSFEDAEALVLVVLRQVMEEKLNCNNVEVACVKTSDRKYHQYSSEELQVLIDRLPAPTIPTATDLSSA, from the exons ATGTTTTCCACCAG AAGCGAATACGATCGAGGTGTGAACACCTTTTCTCCGGAGGGCCGGCTGTTTCAAGTTGAGTATGCACTCGGTGCAATCAAGCTCGGCAGCACAGCTGTCGGCATCCAGACCAAAGATGGAGTCATTCTTGCCTCAGAAAGAAGGATCACCTCGTGCTTGTTGGACCATCAATCGATTCAAAAGATCGTCGAAATCGATGACCACATTGCATGTGCCATGAGTGGACTTATTGCCGATGCCAG GACTCTCATTGATCACGCCCGCGTGGAGTGTGCGAACCATTTCTTCACCTACAACGAAAAAATGTCCATTCACAGCTGCATCGATTCCGTCGCCGATCTCGCTCTAGATTTCTCCG ATGTGAGCGATGGCcgcaggaagaagatgatGAGCCGACCCTTTGGGGTGGCGCTTCTTGTCGCCGGCGTCGACGACCAAGGGCCCTCTCTGTGGTGTGCAGATCCGTCTG GCACTGTCACCAAGTACCAGGCTGTGGCTCTTGGCTCCGCccaggaaggcgccgagacaATGCTGCAGGAGCAGTACAGTCAGTCGATGAGTTTCGAAG ATGCCGAGGCACTCGTTCTCGTCGTCCTGCGGCAAGTGATGGAGGAGAAACTCAACTGCAATAATGTCGAGGTCGCCTGCGTGAAAACGAGTGATCGCAA GTACCACCAGTATTCCTCGGAAGAGCTTCAGGTGTTGATCGACCGGCTGCCAGCGCCGACAATCCCCACCGCTACCGATCTCTCGTCCGCGTAG